In Spiroplasma litorale, a single genomic region encodes these proteins:
- the mnmE gene encoding tRNA uridine-5-carboxymethylaminomethyl(34) synthesis GTPase MnmE yields MKISYDDIIVASATKISTQAISIIRVSGEGTIGLINSLIDKELEPKNGFYLRKIIHEGHVIDECLFLVFIKNHSFTGEETVEINCHGGIFLVEKIIELVLSKGARLAAKGEFSQRAFLNGKIDLIQAESINNIIHSKNNLALKLNAKMLIDKNNKKLQDIKENFINNISILQTAIDYPEYDETQNTTSEIVLRDLLNIKKELVNIIDNSQKYNYINSGIKTLILGDTNVGKSSLLNSLINEDKAIVTDIEGTTRDIVEGTIRFKNFNLNLIDSAGLRKTSDVVELKGIEKTTKLIDEVNLILFVINKEKYDINLYNNIKEKEHIVVLNKADLLTETDIKTIKKSFNNLIIVSAKKNDINELKKELERRYDQEKILDEDVLILSNISHIELLKKVLESIDLIESNIIQGFDIDIIMIDLRNSLDIINNMLGIFDSNEEILDNIFRKYCLGK; encoded by the coding sequence ATGAAAATTAGTTATGACGATATAATTGTAGCTTCTGCAACAAAAATATCAACACAAGCAATATCTATAATTAGAGTTTCGGGTGAAGGAACAATCGGTTTAATTAACTCTTTAATTGATAAAGAATTAGAACCAAAAAATGGATTCTATCTTCGTAAAATAATACATGAAGGACACGTCATTGATGAGTGTTTGTTTCTGGTTTTTATAAAAAATCATTCTTTTACCGGAGAAGAAACTGTAGAGATAAATTGTCATGGTGGTATTTTTTTAGTTGAAAAAATAATAGAATTAGTTTTATCAAAAGGGGCTAGACTCGCAGCCAAAGGAGAATTCAGCCAAAGAGCATTTTTAAATGGCAAAATTGATTTAATACAAGCCGAAAGTATAAATAATATAATTCACTCAAAAAATAACCTAGCATTAAAACTTAATGCCAAAATGTTAATCGACAAAAATAATAAAAAATTGCAGGATATCAAAGAAAACTTTATTAATAATATTTCAATATTACAAACTGCTATTGACTATCCAGAATATGACGAAACACAAAATACAACTTCAGAAATTGTATTAAGAGATCTGTTAAATATTAAAAAAGAACTTGTAAATATAATAGATAATAGCCAAAAATATAATTATATTAATAGTGGCATAAAAACACTAATATTAGGGGATACAAATGTTGGTAAATCATCACTATTAAATTCATTAATAAATGAAGACAAAGCGATAGTTACAGATATTGAAGGTACTACAAGGGATATAGTTGAAGGGACAATTAGATTTAAAAACTTTAATCTAAATCTAATCGACTCTGCAGGATTGAGAAAAACAAGCGATGTAGTTGAATTAAAAGGAATTGAAAAAACAACTAAACTAATTGATGAGGTAAATTTAATTTTATTTGTAATTAATAAAGAAAAATATGATATAAATCTTTACAATAATATTAAGGAGAAAGAGCACATTGTTGTTTTAAACAAAGCTGATCTTCTAACAGAGACAGATATTAAAACTATTAAAAAAAGTTTTAATAACCTTATAATTGTTTCTGCTAAAAAAAATGATATAAATGAGTTAAAAAAGGAATTAGAAAGAAGATACGACCAAGAAAAAATACTAGATGAGGATGTTTTGATACTATCGAATATCTCTCACATAGAATTACTTAAAAAAGTTTTAGAGTCAATTGATTTGATTGAGTCTAACATAATCCAAGGTTTTGATATTGATATTATAATGATTGATCTAAGAAACTCATTAGATATTATCAATAATATGCTTGGAATATTTGATTCTAATGAAGAGATTTTAGATAATATATTTAGAAAGTATTGTCTTGGAAAATAA
- a CDS encoding TatD family hydrolase, which produces MAGIFDTHTHFNDELYKKNDIEVSEIIKEANNNGVSKFCCVGFDINSSKEAVKYAMKFPSVYAAVGIHPNNVDEFDLKDLEDVDTLSYGQNVVAIGEVGLDYYYTSKNKDKQKEFFKKQIDIAKKNDLALMMHIRDKDDSDQAYLDALEILKEKKVKRAIVHCYTRGYNLAKKFIDLGYYISIPGVVTFKNAKDLQETVSKVSLNNLIVETDAPYLTPEPNRGSMNFSRYIVYTIKAIANIKQLNKNDIIEATSNNAHKVFNIKN; this is translated from the coding sequence ATGGCAGGGATATTTGATACACATACTCATTTTAATGATGAATTGTATAAAAAAAATGACATTGAGGTTTCAGAAATAATTAAAGAAGCAAACAATAACGGGGTTTCAAAATTTTGTTGTGTAGGATTTGATATTAACTCTTCAAAAGAAGCGGTAAAATATGCAATGAAATTTCCAAGTGTATATGCAGCAGTCGGTATACATCCAAATAATGTAGACGAGTTTGACCTTAAGGACTTAGAAGATGTTGATACACTTTCCTACGGGCAAAATGTAGTAGCAATTGGAGAAGTTGGATTAGATTATTATTACACATCAAAAAATAAAGATAAACAAAAAGAATTCTTTAAAAAACAAATAGATATTGCTAAAAAAAATGACCTTGCACTTATGATGCATATTAGAGATAAGGATGATTCTGATCAAGCATATTTAGATGCATTAGAAATTTTAAAAGAAAAAAAAGTAAAAAGAGCAATTGTTCACTGTTATACAAGAGGGTATAATTTAGCTAAAAAATTTATTGATTTGGGTTATTATATTTCAATACCAGGTGTTGTTACATTCAAAAATGCTAAGGACCTTCAAGAAACTGTTAGCAAGGTATCTTTAAATAATTTAATTGTAGAAACAGATGCACCATATTTAACGCCAGAACCTAACAGAGGAAGTATGAACTTCTCAAGATATATTGTTTATACAATTAAGGCGATTGCAAATATTAAGCAATTAAATAAAAATGATATAATTGAGGCCACTTCAAATAATGCACACAAAGTGTTTAACATAAAAAACTAA
- a CDS encoding acetate/propionate family kinase — protein MILVVNPGSSSIKFSLYEYKDEKSIKKISDGIAEQIKVNGKVIINYQNKKHEFEVKLPNHKIAIETILNKLDELNIIKDIKDINGVGYRTVHGGTISKSSIIDEIVHKKIEESSKLAPLHNPPGLLVIDKFKDFLPHAIHVACFDTAYHQTMPEINYIYPVNYDWYEKHGVRKYGFHGTSFDYINRKYEEIVNKKNNNIVVCHLGNGASICSIKEGKSFDTTMGLTPLAGIMMGSRSGDIDPSIINYMSNELNASVSQINDMLNNESGLLGISKVSSDIRYVIDGYKKDDKMCKLALELYTQKIANFVIQMVNQQEGKVESIIFTAGIGENAKDIVSMIISKLYLLDIKLDLNKNNESYEDNIKISKDESKISVYKIRTNEEIMICRDVISFLNK, from the coding sequence ATGATATTAGTAGTTAATCCAGGTAGTAGTTCTATTAAATTTTCATTATACGAATATAAGGACGAAAAAAGTATTAAAAAAATTTCAGATGGAATCGCTGAACAAATAAAAGTAAATGGTAAAGTAATTATAAATTACCAAAATAAAAAACATGAATTTGAAGTTAAATTGCCAAATCATAAAATTGCAATTGAAACTATTTTAAATAAACTAGACGAACTAAATATTATTAAAGATATTAAAGATATTAACGGTGTAGGTTATAGAACAGTACACGGTGGCACAATTTCAAAATCATCTATTATTGATGAAATTGTGCATAAAAAGATAGAAGAATCTTCAAAGTTAGCTCCTCTTCACAACCCCCCTGGTTTGTTGGTTATAGATAAATTTAAAGATTTCTTACCCCATGCTATTCATGTTGCATGCTTTGATACAGCTTATCACCAAACAATGCCTGAAATTAATTATATTTACCCAGTTAATTATGATTGATACGAAAAACATGGTGTCAGAAAATATGGTTTTCACGGCACATCTTTTGATTACATCAATAGAAAATATGAAGAAATAGTTAATAAAAAAAATAATAATATTGTAGTTTGCCATTTAGGTAATGGAGCATCAATTTGTTCCATAAAAGAAGGAAAATCCTTTGATACAACAATGGGATTAACACCCCTTGCAGGAATTATGATGGGGAGTAGAAGTGGTGATATTGACCCTTCTATAATTAATTATATGTCTAATGAGCTTAATGCAAGCGTTTCTCAAATAAATGATATGTTAAATAATGAATCAGGTCTTTTAGGAATAAGCAAAGTCTCTTCAGACATTAGATATGTTATTGATGGTTATAAAAAAGATGACAAAATGTGTAAATTAGCATTAGAATTATATACACAAAAAATAGCAAATTTTGTTATACAAATGGTTAACCAACAAGAAGGAAAAGTTGAGTCAATTATTTTTACAGCCGGAATTGGAGAAAATGCAAAAGATATTGTAAGCATGATAATCTCTAAATTATATTTATTAGATATAAAATTAGATTTAAATAAAAACAATGAAAGTTATGAAGATAACATAAAAATTAGTAAAGATGAGTCAAAAATTTCAGTGTATAAAATAAGAACAAACGAAGAAATAATGATTTGTAGGGATGTTATCTCATTTTTAAACAAATAA